GGAGATAAAGTTGAGATTCATCTAACAAAATATATGCAACATTCATATTATTGAGGTACTATTATTTTGTGCAATTGtttattcttctatttttcCTACAATTATAATTAATCATGTTATGAAGGACTAAACATATACTcgattcatatatatatatatataaataccaccattttatttatgtgatagatattatttttcctacaattataattaatcatgctattattttgatattgatTTATATTTACCAGCAATATGTAGATATCACCATTTTATTTACGTGATAGGTATTTCAGGTATAGTAATATCActctttttttgtctttatttttttttattcactttcTCATCAAATTTTCCTCACATTAATTTTAATCTTCTTATACTTTtgtttaatctatttttttttccagctaCAACAATCATAGGtattctctttttctcttcacCTCTTTTGTGTGACTTATTtgtatgacattttttttggtctaattttttatacatttcTATCATAATTGAATACCCTGATTCGAGTGTTTGCAACGTGTATAACCTTAATACATGGTTTCTAATTTTGATTataattgttttcattgtttattGCAGATTCATGATCCAGTAAAAAGATAAGAATGTTATACCATCTATATATGTGATTGATCtgtggtttttatttatttatttggtcaagatatgttgtttttattttatattggtaTTTCTAGACAtcttatatcttttttttttttttttttgacaatagacATTCATATCTTACATGTTAAGAAGATGAAATAATTACATGTAGTAGACATCTATATTAATGGACCTCTCTGTTATTGAGAagatcaaatattatatttatcttacATGTTTATTGAACCTCTCtattgttataaaataaaaatttgaaactctctatttttttaattctttttatacgtattttttcatctctcattctttattcttttggttcattctacatatatatatatatacatatataaattattattcttttattattaaagcttaagtaaaaaaatgtaatttctAATTTATATAATTCTTTATAAGCAATCATATATAAACCGATTTCATTTTTTCTCTCCTATATCATATGGCCTGATTAAAACAACCAACACATCTCCTTTGATTTTGCCTTCAATGAAATctatctatatttataatctATAAATCTATACATATGATAAAACCAGatttatttgtctttctctttCCTCTTCTCATTTATTCTCATTCCTCATGCATTTGAAATTTAATgtgattattaaaattaatgacaaaaaaataatctgTCCAAAGTGATGATAAAATACGAAAATGGTACATGTAGAAAAAGCTGTTCAATGCAGtccatttgtatatttttttgaacaaccaATTATCCGGTCCAGTCCATTTGcgtattttatttcattaaaccaaattaataaaattgttgaCCACACACCATATGTAAATATGATAATCCCAATTATcacattaattacatttatgattcttgcatttttttttaaacgcatcattgatttatttatttgatgaaataAAAGTCATTCCATTTGTTAGACCAATAATGTGTTTTTAATAAGGAAAAGTTTTTCTATAACATTAAACTGatataaatacaaataataaaatgacttaaaaatttatttgaatctttttatgaCAAGAAAAAAGTTGTCTAAATATAGCAATAGCAATAATTAATTCCACAATTTTATgcgaaaaaaaaatttcacataaattgttcaatttatacttttatttttggcCAAAATCGTATAAATGCTaatcaattatgtaattatgtaattaaagaatgacataaaaaaaagcTGTACATATGAGAAATATATGCCATTAAAGACTAAGAAATTAATGAATGATGAATATACATAACCGATAAAATAAGAATTATTCTTACtattaaaacaatttaaaataagaaTTATTATTAGTCATTGCAATTGtaataggataaaaaaaatgattgtaaacatatttattaaaaaaaaagtgtgatatcctcttttaatttatttttaaaaacagcACCGCTATTTACAACGAAACTAATTTTCACGAGAATCACGACAATACCTGCTGCACGTGCCTATTTTATTgggtttgttttcttttttatttaattaaatatcaaatcttttattttcaatatgcGCGATTTACTCCCATTTTCCTTATAGTTGCCGCGCTGAATCTTGGCACATACCAGTTTCATTTCTTCAATTTCAACTGTCCCCTTCCATTGTTGCTTCATATTCTCTGCTTAAACTCAGTGGTTACATCGCCTAAACCTAAACCACCACCTCTCAAGCAAAAGTTTCTATTTTGTTTACATTTCAACTTCAACTGGATTAACAAGTAAGTATTTGTCACTGCATCTTTGCTATATTTTCAATTTACTGCTGTTTAATCAATGAAGAATGATTTCAAATACAAAACGAACATGTCGACACtaagtaatttttaaaaaatacaattcaatgtaattatatgtGTTAATGTTGTGTCGGTGTGTCATGACGGACACCGACGTGTGTCCGATATGGAACATTGATAAGTGTTTCATAGTTTTAACCTAttaattgtttgattttctttttttgattaaGATTAATTGTTTGGTTGATTAATTTAATCTTTAAACAATTTATTGTATTAGTGCAAGAAATATCTAAATCACCATCTCGTGAAAGAGAAAACAAAGAATCTGAAATTTATGATGATAAGTTAGATTCAAATATTGTTTGCGAAGAAGAAGCACCTAGGACTGCAATGACATTTAGTTCTGAAGAGGAAGTTACCTTGTATTATATGAATTATGCTCGACATATGGGTTTTGGAATTAGTAAAATAAGTTCGAAAAATGGagatgaaggaaaaaaatattttactttagCATGTAGTCGTGCAGGAAAGTATGTGAGCAATCCCAAGAATGTTTTGAAACCAAATCCTATCACTAAAACACAATGTAAGGCAAGactgaatgcatgtatatgctCGGATGGAACAGTTGTTGTTTCAAGTGTTATTCTTGAGCATAATCATGAACTTAGTCCAACCAAAGCACGGTATTTTAGATGCAACAAGAATTTGGGGTCTCATATAAAAAGGAGATTAGAACTTAATGACCAGGCAGGAATCAATGTGAGCAGAAATTTTAGGTCTCTGGTTGTTGAAGCAAACGGGTACGAGAATCTAACATTTGGAGAAAGAGATTGTCGAAATTATATAGATAAGGTAAGACGTCTACGACTTGGGACAGGAGACGCTGATGCAGTACAAAACTATTTTATTAGAATGCAAAAGCAAAATAATCAGTTTTATTATGTAATGGATTTCGATGATGAAAGTCGTTTGAGAAATGTATTCTGGGCAGATGCGAGAAGTAGGGCTGCATATGAATATTTTGGTGAAGCTGTAACCTTTGACACCACTTATTTAACAAACAGATATGACATGCCTTTTGCTCCTTTTGTTGGAGTAAATCATCACGGTCAATCTGTGTTGTTGGGTTGTGCGCTATTATCAAATGAGGATGCTAAAACTTTTACTTGGTTGTTTACAACGTGGCTAGAGTGCATGCATCAACGTGCACCAAATGCCATTATTACTGACCAGGATAAAGCAATGAAAAATGCAATTGAAATTGTCTTTCCAAAAGCTCATCATCGATGGTGTTTATGGCATATAATGAAAAAGATTCCAGAAAAGTTTGGCAGGCACACATATTATGAGTCTATTAAAACACTTTTGCATGATGTTGTTTATGATTCATTGAGTAAAAGTGTTTTCATGGAGAAATGGGAAAGAATGGTTGAATCTTATGAACTACATGATAATGAATGGTTGAAAGGGTTATTTGATGAGCGGCACCGTTGGGTTCCTGTGTATGTGAAGGACACATTTTGGGCCGGGATGTCAACCACACAAAGAAGTGAAAGCATGAACTCATTTTTTGATGGGTATGTAAACTCAAAGACATCACTGAAGCAATTTGTGGAGCAATATGACAATGCATTAAAAGATAAGATTGAAAAGGAAAGCACTGCTGATTTCAATTCATTTAATAAAGTAATTCCATGTTTAAGTCATTTTGGCTTTGAGTCTCAATTTCAAAAAGCATTTACTAATgcaaaatttaaagaatttcAACTAGAGGTTCCTGCTATGATGTATTGCAATACTTTGTTTGAGAAATTGGATGGTGTGAATTCAATATTTAGTGTGATGGAAAATAAGAAAGTATATGACAAAATGAAAGACATCGAGTTCAAGGTGTCATTCAATGAGAAAGATTTTGAATTACAATGTACATGTTGCTTATTTGAGTTTAAAGGTATTTTGTGTAGACACATCCTTTGTGTGCTTCAATTGTCACGTAAAACAGAGTCAGTGCCGCCTTGTTATATGTTTTCACAGTGGAGGAAGGATATAAAGCGAAAACATACACTTATTAAATGTGGTTTTGATAACTTGACTGGAAATGCTGAATTCCAGCGTGTTGGTAAGGCTTGTGATGCCTTTTACGAAGTTGCTTCTACAGAGATAAAGACCGAAGAAGAATTATTAAAAGTTATGGATTGGATCAAGGACTTGAAAATAGAGTTAACTTGTAAAAAGTCATCTCCAAGAATTAGAGAAGAAGATGGTTCAATTCCAAATCAAGTGTCTAGCATTCTTGACCCTGTAGAGGCTCGAAGAAAAGGACGTCCTCGTGAAAAAAGAAAGGCTGCTAAAGTTGATCAAATTGTGAAGAAGAAACTTGcaaaaaagaaaactcaaactagccaaaagagaaaaaattccCAAAGTCAAGAAGAGGTGATTTATCTTACATTGATTCTTCATTCccattaaaaataatacaaaaactttaatttgaaaCAATCCATATGAAACTGCATACTGACTATTtatgttttgtattttatatCTATAGCATGAGCATAATGATCTTTTGAGTAGTGGAAATGGTGGTATAAATAGCTTAGCTCCATTTGATTCAACTCAAGAGCAGAATGGTGATGTATATCAGGTGTAAACATAGAATATTATGCTCTATTTATATCTATTTCtttgtttatattataaatcaaatatcactttGTTTTCAAATGAATAACATCTATGTTTTCTCTCTCGTGTACATTTGTAGTGTGAGCAAAGGTATCTATGGAGGACTGAATATGGTACTGTATACAATTTAGCTCCCTTCAATCCAAATCAAGTACAAAATGGTGAATTAGATCAGGTGTGGATATAgatatagaatttatttattttcatttataagTCCAAAATCAAATTAAGGAATAGACAGGTACTGTGCAACATTGGTGCACTGCTATGTGTCTTTGCTGCACATATATATAGTCTAATACCATAcaattattaagttttttttaaaacacaCCATGTATATAACTATttagtatatttattttgtagGTTTCATATTATTCTCAAAACATAAACCAAACTGCTACTTGTTCTAAAGTTTCACAGGTATGATTGTTTCATTATGTGAAAATACAATCAAATTTTTTAAGTATAAAATGACCAACATGTTGTCTCTTTTTGTAGGCACAAAACCATATGAAAGACCAGCCGCCAACATTATGAAAACATGAATCATCGAGATATGAGAAGAATGGTTCATCCATCATCATAAAGACATgaagttttatttttctgttttcatttGCTTATTTCATTTGTAAGGATTGTGATGTTATTGATGCTAAAAGATTTgttatttaataatacaagacTTTGGAGTAAACATTGAAGCTATTTTCAATACATTTAACATTGAAATATAACAAATGTAAACATAATCAAATTTTGTGCAACACATGAACAATTAGTTGCAGCACATACAACAACATTGTGCAACTATTCCTATACACTTTAGCCTATATTGCCTATGCCTAAAAGAGAACAAAAGCTTTCCAAACTTTCCAACCGATATTGAAAATACGATCAGATAAAAGGTTCCAAATCAGCGCCAATCCTTCTTTTTGCCGTTTGTTATACGCACAGCCCAATAACATACTAAAAGACAGGACCAGATTAGGGGGGAGTAAAATTACAAGTCCCAACCATCGCATAATAATCTGGTATCAAACAGTCGCCGTACAGTTGCAGTGCAGAAACAAATGGACCCCCGATTCCGCTATGGCACCACAGAGAACACAATCAGTTTGATGTTGCCGAATAACCCTCTGCTTCCAAAGATTATCCTTGGTCTGAATTCAATTAAGTAGCAGCTGCCACGAGAATGCACAAGCCTTAGACGGAGCAGCACATTTCCACAAGTGTTTGAACACATATTCCTCATGAGGCTCACgcatactattatta
This genomic interval from Trifolium pratense cultivar HEN17-A07 linkage group LG6, ARS_RC_1.1, whole genome shotgun sequence contains the following:
- the LOC123892056 gene encoding protein FAR1-RELATED SEQUENCE 6-like, translating into MSTLMQEISKSPSRERENKESEIYDDKLDSNIVCEEEAPRTAMTFSSEEEVTLYYMNYARHMGFGISKISSKNGDEGKKYFTLACSRAGKYVSNPKNVLKPNPITKTQCKARLNACICSDGTVVVSSVILEHNHELSPTKARYFRCNKNLGSHIKRRLELNDQAGINVSRNFRSLVVEANGYENLTFGERDCRNYIDKVRRLRLGTGDADAVQNYFIRMQKQNNQFYYVMDFDDESRLRNVFWADARSRAAYEYFGEAVTFDTTYLTNRYDMPFAPFVGVNHHGQSVLLGCALLSNEDAKTFTWLFTTWLECMHQRAPNAIITDQDKAMKNAIEIVFPKAHHRWCLWHIMKKIPEKFGRHTYYESIKTLLHDVVYDSLSKSVFMEKWERMVESYELHDNEWLKGLFDERHRWVPVYVKDTFWAGMSTTQRSESMNSFFDGYVNSKTSLKQFVEQYDNALKDKIEKESTADFNSFNKVIPCLSHFGFESQFQKAFTNAKFKEFQLEVPAMMYCNTLFEKLDGVNSIFSVMENKKVYDKMKDIEFKVSFNEKDFELQCTCCLFEFKGILCRHILCVLQLSRKTESVPPCYMFSQWRKDIKRKHTLIKCGFDNLTGNAEFQRVGKACDAFYEVASTEIKTEEELLKVMDWIKDLKIELTCKKSSPRIREEDGSIPNQVSSILDPVEARRKGRPREKRKAAKVDQIVKKKLAKKKTQTSQKRKNSQSQEEHEHNDLLSSGNGGINSLAPFDSTQEQNGDVYQCEQRYLWRTEYGTVYNLAPFNPNQVQNGELDQVSYYSQNINQTATCSKVSQAQNHMKDQPPTL